The sequence below is a genomic window from Lolium perenne isolate Kyuss_39 chromosome 7, Kyuss_2.0, whole genome shotgun sequence.
TTGCGGTAGCCTGGGCGGTACACCACGGATATTACCGACCATGCTTGTCGTTGGTGACCTTTGTGTCACCGGAGCTCGCAACACGCGCTTACAGTGTGTCGGCGTGGAGGTTCGGCCGCCTGCACGCCAAACTGAATTCCACGAGGTGCAGATCCGATAGGAGGCCGAGTTCCTCACTACGGAAGTTCGGATGGTGGCCCCGAGAAGGAGCGAGAGGACGAGGCGGAAATGGAGAGGTTCTACCATGAGCACACGGAGCTGGAGCAAGCGACCAGGAAAATCTGTAGTGGGGGCTGGTATTTAGAGATAATAGataatgggggggggggggactggATAATCCGGCCTAGAGCCCCTTTTTCATCTTTTTATGGATTTAACATTAACATGTGCTATTCTGCAGCACTTAGCATAAGATTAGATATCtccagtgttgttatcaaacacacaaaaccattAATGACGGGGAAATGCTCTTTTAATCCGCCTCCCTTTTttagtgtttgatgacaacactaggATTTGCAACAAAAAAAAGTTCAACAAAAGCTTAGCACCATGCCAGTGAAAGATAAAGAagatccccctagatgtgtgcatgtaATTAATTTGCATTGGAATACAAATTCAAAACATAAATGTTCAAAGTTCTCTCAAACTTTAGACACAAGCAACATGTGCAAAAACAAGAGGTAGCAACTACAACCATTTGCACATATATGAGATATAACAAGAAATGTAGTTGAGACTATAGATAGTCTCACAAACCAATGCAAAAATGTAGAATACTAAAATCCATATGTCTCACAAACCATTTACACCAATGGGGTTCTCAaacaaaatatgaaaataaacacACATACGTAGAGGAAGGAATAAAGTTCACAAGCGGAAAGATCAAATCAAGAACAAGCTTGTGACTTTGCCCATGCAAATCCCGAAGAGACGTAATAGAACTACTTCTCCCACTTTGATATTGAAACaccaaaaaaggaaaagagcgAGGTTGCATGTCCCTAGTCATCATCTATTTCCTCGACAGAGTTCTCACGCGCCTCACTCACAAACTCTTATTACCCGAATAATTTTGCATTTGTGACTCATATTACCCGAATTTAGTGTAAATTTTACCAAAACCCTCCAATATAGGAAATGCATGTCAGACATGGTTTAAGCCTCATTTTAGCATTTTGCTTGTTTCGTTAGATAAAGCAAACACGTTAGGTTGATGTGGTGCGACAAATTATGTAAATATCGGAGGGCGTCATGGGCGATCATGCCCAACCTTCTCTCCAGCATCGGTTTCATATCTTGTCGCCGTCCTAATATTTTCAAGCTTCGGTCATCACGTCACGCCTTGCGCACATCAGAAAAAGATGGTCCAAATTTTTTACTAGAGATAACTCTCACAAATGCATAACTAGGAATTAAAAAGTGGAGTTCAGTCATCCTAAGAAGATCTGTTTTGTCTAAAAGGGATTATAATATCCCAGTGATGATGTAATTGTCACCGATCATTGACTGATTGTCCCACTGTCCTGTACTCAGTTCAACATCATCCATGCACGTGCCTCCTGTCTCCCTTGTTGCTTGGCCAACTATCtaagcaaacgggttgaatgatctgcTTGAGTGACCCCTATCAAACAACCACATGTATAGTTAGTTTTAAGTACGCACCTATTGAAGCCTATCACTAGATGAAATATGAACTGCAGAATTACTGAAGTGTACTGTAGTTAAAAAAGAGGAGACACAGTCAATCCAGAAGGGCGCTACTCCATAAATGGACTGCACAGAAAAACGGGTACACCTCAAAATTTACAGATTCCTCTCAAGTGCTTCATATGCATCCAGGAGTTAAAGATCTAAGGACTAACAATCACATCCTAGTAGAATCTACTAGTATCACAAAAGATTTTactaacaaacaaacaaacaaaaccaACAAACAAACAGCAAGAGCCCAAAAATGTCAGCTCAGGGGCATTTCACGTTTCTCCCTGGCCCTCCATAGTAGAAGTATGTGCCCCAGTCGCTGTTGAACCCTCCATGGATGTCGTAGCACCCGGGATGGTCAGCGAGGAGCTTCAGGTTGGACGCCCGGATGATGCTGTTGTCCCAGTCCACCACCTGCAGGTTCCGGAAGTAGGCGGCGCGGTCGAACCCCTCGCCGGGGAAGTGCCCGCTGCCCATCTGCGTCGCCGTGTGAGATCCCGTCGGCCTTGCATTGAAGATCTCGCCGCCGAACTGCACCATCCTCGCGTGGTGCACCAGGTGGGTGAACAAGCCTGACGGCCAGTAGCCCACGACGACGCCGGGCCCGAGCTCCAGCCACCAGTGCCCATGCTTGGGATCCTGAGGAGAACAAAGGATGAGCATGCATTAGTCACAGATTAAGCAACTCTTGAAAAATGCAGTGATTATGAAAATGCCAGTTATACCTTCCATATCATCAGAGTGATGTCAAACTGCCTTCCATTGTACACCGATTCTGGCGTGATAGCTGCCCCGATGGCGATCTTGTTGGTCGTCTGGACAAACCCACGGCAGTTATGGTTGTAGCACCCCGTCTCTTGATACGCGTCAGTCTGCAAATGGTACATTTTATTTAGTGAAACAAAAGGTTAACAGCAATGGTGACTTTTCGTTTGTAGAAAGACTCACTGTCCAGTAAGTGAAGAACCTGGCACTACTGTCTCCATACAGCTCAGGGCTTACCTGAAAACGTTGCAACAATATTTACATTTTCTGTAGGTAACAGGTTCGTTCATGAATCTTTTCTAAGATGGATGGAATTTTCTTTCTTCATTCATGTACCTGCCATCCAGCTTCAATGGTGTTGAGATCATTGCCGAAGGAGCCAGAGAGGACCCAGATCTGTGACAGGCTGAACTCAGAGGGGTCACCTATCCTGGGCGACCACACATTAACACTAGCTTTGGCTCCATAGTATTTCTCAGAATTCACATACCCAACTGCATGCTATAGCCAAAACAAAACTATGTTAATGTAAAATCCAACCATGATTTGTCCTGTTAGATAGATTTTTCACTAACTAGATAGGTCAAATATTTTCTCTTAGGAAAGTGAAGTAGCAACTATGCTAATATAATTGTGTCGATGTATGACAAAGCAACTAAGATACTTCAGTGACGTAGTCAAGGAGCTCATCATTCAAGACGAGTTAATCTCTCAGCTCCATTAAGTTACTGAAGCTTCTGCTCATGTACAAGTAGTTATTTACTCATTCCAAAGCACATGGGCTCCGTTCTTGTGTGTATTTTCAGCATACGTTCTCCGGAGATTAAGCTCCGTGGTAAACTCAGTGAAGGTACTGTCTCAACTCGATATTTGAGAGATTCTTTTCCATGTAAATAAGCTCCACAGTTATCCAAGAAAAACATTAGTCTTCATCCTTACTGTACTGGCAGTAAGATAAAAATAAGTACAGAAAAGAAGATCAAATATGTAACTCGGTTAACAGTAAGCGTCAAAGTGTGCAATTTGTCACAAAATAACGGTTTATTTATATTATGTAAACGTGCTGTTCTTTGGAATCAGTTGTCTTATCTGTATAACTATAACTCTTTGGTGTGCACCAAACCTCGAGTTTTGAGGGCTTTGTCATTGTGTTCACAGAAAGTATGCCAGAGATCTTACTTCAACCACCGATGTCAAAAACTTGCAGTAGTACATGATTTAGCAGATAATCTAATACCAGAGATCTTACTTCAACCACCGATGTCAAAAACTTGCAGTAGTACATGATTTAGcagatttttcgataaaggatgctttattactttttgagaagcaattacatccagcctcttcaTAACCAGCATGCACACAGCCATTTATGATTTAGCAGATAATCTAATGCCAGAGATCTTACTTCAACCACCGATGTCAAAAACTTGCAGCAGTACATGATTTAGCAGATAATCTACACCAGAACCAAGATGAGACGCACATGCTGCCACTTGAAACCGTACCAGACAGAAGTCTGACCACTGTCCTGACTGAAATATTCCAATGGCTAAGTCGGTAGTCAAGCAGAGGCGATCTAAACTGCAAGATGTTAGCTGTCTCAGTGGATCTAAAAAATGTTGGCCTACAGATACGAACAAATGCATCCAGTGATCCTAGTAGCAAAGTAAATAAAATTGTGATCTGGATTTTTCCCTACTGAAGCTTCTATAGGCTCGTGCAAATAGTAACTGTCTAACTGCTGTTAATTTTATCCTTTTTCCTGAGTACAAGCttctcttttgtagtttctctaggTGTCACATGAGGTAGTAAATATTAGTAGTAGACTACAGAGGTAATTTTTGTTGCTACTTGTGGTATGCTCCGATGATTCTTGAGGTAATTTGATCTGTCTCAGTAAAGAGCTGCTGTCGTCATAGGTGTTCTTTTTTTTGAGATCCGTCATAGGTGTTCCAGTAGTGATAGCTGCACACCTTACCCTAGAAAATAAAACCCATATTTACCCTAGAATCCATATTTTTTGAGTACATGTCACTGTGAACAGTAATTTTGAAGTGTCATTTTGAACAGCaagtagttacttcttttggatgAGCAATTAGTTAATTTAGTATGACACATAGTAGTATTAGTATTATAACTGCAGATTTATTTCTCATGTTTTATCCATCAGAAGAGGGAGGAGACGGTGTACTGCATGTGCAAAGTAAGCAAACCTCGTGCCCACTGCTGGTGGAATCACGCCGAGTACTCCGGCGTGCCGGCTTCCTGCCGTACCTCCTGAGGGAGCTGGCCCTGAGCAGATCTCTTTCCGTCGTCCGGCGCAGCGCCACCGTCCCTTCGGGGCAAACCTCGCCGGTGGCATGCCACGCCTGCACCACCACCGCATCCGCTCTGCTCCCTCCGGGAATGGTAGAGTTGTAGTTGTTGGGCCTCCCCGGTGGATCCTAGACAAAATACTTGGCTGGTAACTAAAGCAGCACACAACATTGTGAGTAAAGACTAAGAATCTGCTTTTACCAGAGGCTTTTGTCCCCTGAGCTTTGGGTGGTCAAATGCAGGCTGGAGGTGAGACGGGACGCAGTCAATGAAATCGCCATCTGGGCTctgcaaaagcaaaagaaacatgTAAACAGATCACAATCTTTAACCCAAGAACATACAGATGGAGAAAAGAATGTAGTGCACTGAAGTATTAGTTCAGCTACAGATGGTGACCTCAATAGTCTTGACAGAAGGCTTGTTGAGCTTGTTGAGGAGAGCCCTGATCCTCCTCTGCTTGAGCCCTGGCCTCAGCGTCGCGGTAGCGGTGACATTGCCGCCGGTTCTGTGCCCGGAGGTGGCCGATGCGGAAGCAGAAGAGAGGGAGAAGAATACGAGCAAGAGGAGAAAGGCAACAAAGTGGAAACTACAAGCCATTCTTCCACTGCTTGTCCGCTTGTGAATCTATCTATCTAGTCACACTCACTCTCACACTTAAGTGAGGATTGATAGTAGTAGTAATAGCATGtggttgtcttcttcctcctcccttcTCCCCCACAGCCTTTGAAGTGATCAATCGCTTCAACAGCTTGTTGTTAACTACTCGGACGACTATAGGCATGCTAGCTAGGACCAGACGATATCAGTGAGTGAGTGAGCGAGACCATTTTCCGTGGTTTTCTGTGTCTAATTTGAAAACTTCTATGGACCGCCCGGCAAAGATGGAGCCGATCGAAGTTCCCAAAGTTAGGTGGCTATTTATTTTATGGGTGGCCATGAAACCCTGTATTGCCAACAAAGCGTTCAGGGAAAGCAAGGATGGGGGGCCTTGGGGTGCAGCCGTACAGGGGAGCCGCTGGACAAGGACGAGCCCAGCTTATTTACTGACCACTGCCACTACTCCACTAGCACGTCAGTGTTCAAAACCATCGCAGCAGCAACGCTTCCCTCGGGTTCCAGGTCCATAAAGATTTTGACCACACAaaacctaagggcatctccaaccggctgacccaaacggacgcgctggaccgtccgttttgggccgtttgggtggacgGACATGACGGAGCCTGCgttcgcgcgtccgtttgggtcgcgccctGCGTCCAACGCGGCAGGTTTGGATCGCGGCCCCGTACATTACTTTTTCTTGTAAATCCACtataaaaacacaaaataaattctagaaaataaataaaatagttcaaatgctcaaaatttattacacattacattgtgtaatgtcccaggtttagagatgatcgaggggtagattttagaaagggatgtgcattgcatagtaaattctggggaaatttcgcgcttttaaacaaaaattgcatcgaagggggacaagtttctctctcgacaccttacagggttagggtttcgagagtgcgacaaacttgcatctcacttcattagttagggttttaagaagagatgggagagtttgcatgattgaattttaagtaaagtgacatggttgaattcaaaccaatgatgaatttgaatttcaaattcaaacattaaataattaccctaaataattcaattgtgaggaaattcattaagtaattaatcaataataaacaaaatgaacaattataataaagtaaagctcattagggaaaactttgagctttattgatcatcacacaatttacattgtcattacaatattcataagagaaataaatgattaatacaacacattacataaatgggcaaaatagaagaaagaaaattaaagaaaattacaagtgaatgatctatcctaaactacataagatgatcatcatggagatcttgcccaagaggatcttgatcttcatccagAGCATCATATTGTTCCCTGTAATCACACAAACGAAGATCaaagacaagtgttatgccaagtggcattgccacttggcaggttagcaagaaaatgAGAAGTTGAGAGGATATcatcaagatcagccgagctgatccaccaaatggaccaagttccaaccaggaaccacacaggcagctcacaaggcagtgtgcatgtccaccagcacatacacagccagggagagtcaccaaaatgaccaggccaagctgtcgaccagagagagcaagggagaggcatatataaacttttcagagccaaaccctagccatttgattcatccatcgacagcaacagggtaagtcaccaagaacaccaagaacagctagaacaagaagaacagccagtgctgttcaacctgtccaacctcaccactgaaccaaaccaagaatcacaagattgcaaggaggagcagggcaaacaCAAGCTCAAccctgaagcaatcctctacaccaacaaacaatctaggagctggagtgaggtatacaccaaatcaacctgagcaaaaccaagttttgctcataaataagcataccatgcatcacaggagcacagaagggtagaataccctgtttgtatcatcatttggctatcAGCCATATGATGCAAGCAAAACCAGGGTAAAACTATTAGGAAtggatccaagggaacactgatcAAGCCAACAGTATTATAAAAGGACTTAACcagggaaatccagcaaggaactaatcCCTATTTAGCTACCCAGATTCATCTAGCAACACACAGCTAGCAAAGCCATCAGATTAATGGACAGATATATGtccagtatgatttcaacatcaaatgatCTGGCAGCCTATGTAGGACTACCAAGATTAGTGCACAGAAGCATCCatgaggtaggagcaaccatttctaagcagacagagcctgctagggtcacaacagctacctatccatataggaaattcaccaaagcatcacatcattatccagtaggattcagtatgagctagggtacccaaccagtggttggcatccctctagctacatcaaattcatccatatgatcattactgataaacagttcacatcatttatctatctagtaaagcaaggtgttacagataaatgaaacagctaagtaactaaagcaccaacatcttgccagtgaaccaatggccactgcaagcatcagatgatgcttgagtaagcattaacacacaccaaagacaagtataagtgtcacacagacaccgggTGAAGTACCGAGAAGGCACAGACAACCTGCAagggatgatcatttgatcatcgTGGCACACTAAAGCATGCCAAGGCAGGCTAGAATCAACCACCAATATCCCACATTAATTCtataaattaaacagccacagataagcaacaattgaatcacagactaaatcataaaccattttatgattgtatccagaagcattccatcaagggatggagctgccaagtcagtaacaatgctcaattgagcatgatcaTGTAATTATAGCACACAGAAGAGCACACTGGGGTACTGGCACTTGTAAATCTACAAGAATTTCACACAGCAACAAGCCAGAACACCATAAATGtatacacttgagtaattggtgaagaaagcatcaagaacagagacactggcacttgcatactacaaggatcatgcataatgatcaagccagggacaagattatgcacacacaggatatcctagtagcaataatgatcacaggagccagccagcaggccatgagcatcactggatgttcATGAACAATCACAGAAAGGCCACGTAGGAATATAGCAGCAACAAAGAGTGCATAGAGCAAAGTAGAAGAAGCGGCGAAGAACTGTAATTCATGGCGTAGCACGTGCAACACCGCAAAGAAGCAAGGAACAAAGACAAGAGGCCGAGCACggccagcacctccacaaggagggaagccatggccagggatactggaggaggaggaagaaaggcaCAGGAGAAAGAGAAAGGCGGAGCACTTACTTGGAACAGAGCAGGTCGGTGTagccatggcggctacggcggcacgcgccggagcacggcggcgccaggccaagccaggccatggcggtgccATGGCAGCTCGCGCTCACggtggcgaagccacggcggcgccacgacgccaggagcgtcggcggcgacgaatcgccgcggaactccaCGGCCTTGCGAGCAGACGTGTTGGGGACGAGAAGTGGAGGCGGCGAGGACCAGATCGACGCCgtagatctggtgcgccgtcacgaggcggtccagatccgccgcatctcatcgccggagatggccggagacggccggagaatctcggcgaaggcagcggcgaccacggcatcgcgagagcgaggagagaagttagggtttctgcgcgaggagagaggagaggacgaatgggccgaccgagcccaaagggtggctcgggttcgacctaacccgttgggccacctgacacgtggggcccaagggtatttcagtctttt
It includes:
- the LOC127316975 gene encoding protein neprosin isoform X1, yielding MACSFHFVAFLLLLVFFSLSSASASATSGHRTGGNVTATATLRPGLKQRRIRALLNKLNKPSVKTIESPDGDFIDCVPSHLQPAFDHPKLRGQKPLDPPGRPNNYNSTIPGGSRADAVVVQAWHATGEVCPEGTVALRRTTERDLLRASSLRRYGRKPARRSTRRDSTSSGHEHAVGYVNSEKYYGAKASVNVWSPRIGDPSEFSLSQIWVLSGSFGNDLNTIEAGWQVSPELYGDSSARFFTYWTTDAYQETGCYNHNCRGFVQTTNKIAIGAAITPESVYNGRQFDITLMIWKDPKHGHWWLELGPGVVVGYWPSGLFTHLVHHARMVQFGGEIFNARPTGSHTATQMGSGHFPGEGFDRAAYFRNLQVVDWDNSIIRASNLKLLADHPGCYDIHGGFNSDWGTYFYYGGPGRNVKCP
- the LOC127316975 gene encoding protein neprosin isoform X2, producing MACSFHFVAFLLLLVFFSLSSASASATSGHRTGGNVTATATLRPGLKQRRIRALLNKLNKPSVKTIESPDGDFIDCVPSHLQPAFDHPKLRGQKPLDPPGRPNNYNSTIPGGSRADAVVVQAWHATGEVCPEGTVALRRTTERDLLRASSLRRYGRKPARRSTRRDSTSSGHEHAVGYVNSEKYYGAKASVNVWSPRIGDPSEFSLSQIWVLSGSFGNDLNTIEAGWQTDAYQETGCYNHNCRGFVQTTNKIAIGAAITPESVYNGRQFDITLMIWKDPKHGHWWLELGPGVVVGYWPSGLFTHLVHHARMVQFGGEIFNARPTGSHTATQMGSGHFPGEGFDRAAYFRNLQVVDWDNSIIRASNLKLLADHPGCYDIHGGFNSDWGTYFYYGGPGRNVKCP